A single genomic interval of uncultured Pseudodesulfovibrio sp. harbors:
- a CDS encoding class I SAM-dependent methyltransferase: MNSDIYAKLKEEFSWFTVSNLHSVTKEEFHDELSKRIEVVDARMEGYSAEELDRQRDLSIKFHWGHDHDFGSFSLKGRMGERHLQLMTNFITNNGVGIDHFQNKHVLDVGCWTGGTTLLLSRLGARVTAVEEVKKYAEMVNYLADCFDLSTQISVLNDSLFNMDDEKYYGMFDSVYFPGVVYHLSDPVLGLRILYNSTKIGGDIFVESAGINSEESICQFEGSRIYHADGSCKEELNRGGWNWFLPSPLALKRMMEEAGYDEVETFRNEEDGRVYGYGKKVRFEGICKAGFAKPDML, from the coding sequence ATGAATAGTGATATATATGCAAAATTGAAAGAAGAGTTTTCATGGTTTACAGTTTCTAATTTGCATAGTGTGACAAAGGAAGAATTTCATGATGAATTATCGAAAAGAATTGAAGTTGTAGATGCCAGAATGGAAGGATACTCTGCTGAGGAGCTTGATCGGCAGCGGGATTTGTCAATAAAATTTCATTGGGGGCATGATCATGATTTTGGAAGTTTCTCATTGAAAGGCAGGATGGGGGAGCGCCATTTACAATTGATGACTAACTTCATAACGAATAATGGGGTTGGAATTGATCATTTTCAAAACAAACACGTCTTGGATGTCGGGTGTTGGACAGGTGGGACAACTTTACTTCTTTCAAGACTTGGTGCCCGCGTAACAGCCGTGGAAGAAGTAAAAAAATATGCTGAAATGGTGAACTACCTGGCAGATTGTTTTGACCTTAGCACACAGATTTCAGTACTTAATGATTCACTGTTCAACATGGACGATGAAAAATACTATGGAATGTTTGATTCAGTTTATTTCCCTGGTGTCGTTTACCATCTGTCTGACCCTGTTTTGGGCCTACGCATACTTTACAACTCAACAAAAATAGGCGGAGATATTTTTGTTGAGTCAGCAGGAATCAATTCAGAAGAATCTATTTGTCAATTTGAAGGAAGTCGGATTTACCATGCAGATGGAAGTTGTAAAGAGGAGCTAAACAGAGGCGGGTGGAATTGGTTTTTACCCTCTCCATTAGCACTTAAGAGAATGATGGAAGAGGCTGGTTATGATGAAGTAGAGACATTTAGGAATGAAGAAGACGGCAGGGTGTATGGTTATGGGAAGAAAGTTCGGTTTGAAGGTATTTGCAAAGCGGGATTTGCAAAGCCTGATATGCTCTGA
- a CDS encoding type II secretion system protein GspJ, whose product MSRRQCRTAGFTLVEMLVAVTLSSVVMLALFAMFSGVVDVAAHVRTRGEVAHGQTTFEAILFNDLRSMCSGQGEDFRFVGRSGSFLGDDGEFLEFCTSASLSVVGTSASLAMNRVAYSLKDGENGKTVFRSERPYCGVAGEWDSVEVPVLENVSELELEYLDSFDNTFVSEWDGSAGSYPQAVAVTLTHVKKNEYFFVVESSLAATGRGAGQ is encoded by the coding sequence ATGAGTCGCCGCCAATGCAGGACAGCCGGTTTCACTCTGGTGGAAATGCTGGTGGCCGTGACCTTGTCATCCGTGGTCATGCTGGCACTTTTCGCCATGTTCAGCGGCGTGGTGGACGTGGCCGCGCATGTGCGGACTCGGGGGGAGGTGGCGCACGGCCAGACCACCTTCGAAGCGATTCTTTTCAATGACCTACGCTCCATGTGTTCCGGGCAGGGGGAGGATTTCCGTTTCGTGGGCAGGAGCGGCTCGTTTCTCGGCGACGATGGGGAGTTCCTTGAGTTTTGCACATCGGCGTCCCTTTCCGTGGTAGGCACTTCGGCTTCGCTGGCCATGAATCGTGTGGCCTATTCCTTGAAAGATGGCGAAAACGGCAAGACTGTTTTCAGGAGCGAAAGGCCGTATTGTGGTGTTGCCGGGGAATGGGATTCCGTCGAGGTTCCGGTGTTGGAAAATGTGTCCGAGCTTGAGCTGGAATACCTTGATTCGTTTGACAACACGTTTGTTTCCGAATGGGATGGTAGTGCGGGGTCCTATCCGCAGGCCGTGGCTGTGACCCTGACCCACGTCAAGAAGAACGAATATTTCTTTGTGGTGGAATCGTCCCTTGCTGCGACAGGACGGGGGGCTGGTCAATGA
- a CDS encoding tetratricopeptide repeat protein: protein MKELGLQAGGAYDEGDYGKGLELYRQLLDKDPDNAVYLNNMGVLLLKSGQPDAASEAFERASIRAPENPSYLVNAGFALIKLEDYEKAETFFDRALQLDPSHGRAVYGLGVLYLYLNELEIAYNYFMKAVALDPMNIQSLFMEAYSAQKNGLWKDAAKGYTAYIGLSDETEQKANAYCNRALCYMKLGRQADAMKDFDEAVSLNGESAVIFYNRAQGYQAALKYEEAVLDYTRAISRKVNFPEAYINRGEMSYLLGQKAKGCHDLRRACELGYCEALEKYQSAGKCED from the coding sequence ATGAAAGAACTCGGCCTACAGGCCGGGGGCGCGTATGATGAAGGAGATTACGGGAAAGGGCTGGAGTTGTATCGGCAACTTCTCGACAAGGACCCGGATAACGCCGTGTATCTGAACAACATGGGCGTGTTGCTGTTGAAGTCCGGTCAACCCGATGCGGCCTCTGAAGCCTTTGAACGTGCATCGATTCGTGCCCCGGAAAATCCGTCCTATTTGGTCAATGCGGGCTTTGCCCTGATAAAGCTGGAAGACTATGAAAAGGCGGAGACCTTTTTTGATCGCGCATTGCAACTCGACCCGAGCCATGGACGTGCCGTTTACGGTCTTGGTGTCCTGTATTTGTACCTGAATGAGTTGGAGATTGCGTATAACTATTTCATGAAGGCTGTGGCCCTTGACCCCATGAACATCCAGAGTCTGTTCATGGAAGCCTATTCCGCGCAGAAAAACGGGCTGTGGAAGGACGCGGCCAAAGGATACACCGCATATATCGGGTTGTCCGACGAGACCGAGCAAAAGGCCAATGCCTACTGCAACAGGGCGCTCTGCTACATGAAGCTGGGGCGTCAGGCAGACGCCATGAAGGATTTTGATGAAGCCGTTTCCCTGAACGGAGAAAGTGCGGTAATATTCTATAATCGGGCTCAGGGATATCAAGCTGCCCTCAAGTACGAGGAAGCCGTGCTGGATTATACGCGTGCCATCTCCCGTAAGGTGAATTTCCCGGAAGCGTACATCAATCGTGGGGAAATGAGTTACCTGCTCGGCCAGAAGGCCAAGGGGTGCCATGATTTGCGTCGCGCCTGTGAATTGGGATACTGCGAAGCTCTGGAAAAATATCAATCGGCTGGGAAATGCGAGGATTAG
- the gspG gene encoding type II secretion system major pseudopilin GspG yields MSFSQTGRSLKKTRRGREGFTLIELMVVIVILGVLAGLIVPQFMDEPQKARVVKAKMQIESISTALKKFYIDNGFYPTTEQGLQALVTKPSVGRTPKNYSPSGYLPKVPKDPWGTHYVYVSPGKHGPFDLISYGADGAAGGTGGDADVNSWEIS; encoded by the coding sequence ATGTCTTTCAGTCAGACCGGACGGAGCCTGAAGAAGACGCGCCGGGGGCGCGAAGGTTTTACCCTCATTGAGCTGATGGTGGTCATCGTGATCCTTGGTGTGCTCGCCGGACTTATCGTTCCCCAATTTATGGACGAGCCGCAAAAAGCCCGCGTGGTCAAGGCGAAGATGCAGATCGAAAGCATTTCCACCGCATTGAAGAAATTTTACATCGACAACGGCTTCTACCCGACCACTGAACAGGGGTTGCAGGCCTTGGTAACCAAGCCGTCTGTGGGACGTACGCCCAAGAATTATTCGCCTTCCGGCTATTTGCCGAAGGTGCCGAAGGATCCGTGGGGAACGCATTACGTTTACGTGTCGCCCGGGAAGCACGGTCCTTTTGACCTGATTTCCTACGGTGCCGACGGTGCTGCCGGAGGAACCGGGGGCGATGCCGATGTCAACAGTTGGGAAATCAGCTGA
- a CDS encoding alpha/beta hydrolase yields MKKITAIALSALVIAGAFWQGEALFNAALRGWLAVHGVHSNIYEGTGGTRVHWFEGGEEHGQTVILLHGVGGNAQTSWFRMLPELADRYHVIAPDLFFANLPDLVNSDYRIGHEQLLLDILYRECGVSHASLVGLSFGAWPAMQKAIAEPAKVDALVLVSPFSPDGWRRVAQMEFLTSNPGKEFYYRIFETPPPVPEIFLKSHWDRTTRVFEALPKFAGELESVGRGLRRGLQRVNCPALIVYGDHDAIVPQEQIRKLAGALKHGEVVELPSCGHAVVWDKSDMLFTVVESFLDGQEAAQ; encoded by the coding sequence ATGAAGAAAATAACGGCGATAGCCCTTTCGGCATTAGTTATTGCAGGAGCCTTCTGGCAAGGGGAGGCTCTTTTTAATGCCGCCCTTCGGGGATGGCTGGCTGTCCACGGCGTGCATTCAAACATATATGAGGGAACCGGCGGCACTCGCGTCCATTGGTTCGAAGGGGGCGAGGAGCACGGTCAGACCGTGATTCTGTTGCACGGAGTCGGCGGGAATGCCCAGACGTCGTGGTTCCGGATGCTGCCCGAACTTGCCGATCGCTATCACGTCATTGCGCCGGACTTGTTTTTTGCCAACCTGCCCGATCTGGTGAATTCCGATTACCGCATCGGTCATGAGCAGCTTTTGCTCGATATCCTTTACCGGGAATGCGGGGTGTCTCATGCTTCCCTGGTAGGACTTTCCTTTGGGGCGTGGCCCGCCATGCAGAAGGCCATTGCCGAACCGGCCAAGGTCGACGCCCTTGTATTGGTCTCTCCATTCAGTCCCGACGGTTGGAGGCGGGTGGCGCAGATGGAATTTCTCACGAGTAATCCCGGCAAGGAATTCTATTACCGGATTTTTGAGACTCCACCGCCCGTGCCGGAGATTTTTCTCAAGTCGCATTGGGACAGGACTACGCGGGTCTTTGAGGCCCTGCCCAAATTTGCTGGGGAACTCGAATCGGTGGGAAGGGGGTTGCGGCGCGGATTGCAGCGAGTGAACTGCCCTGCGCTTATCGTGTACGGTGACCATGATGCCATCGTTCCCCAAGAGCAGATCCGTAAGCTGGCCGGGGCGTTGAAGCATGGGGAGGTAGTGGAGTTGCCGTCATGCGGACATGCAGTGGTCTGGGACAAGTCCGACATGCTTTTCACTGTGGTGGAGTCCTTTCTTGACGGGCAGGAGGCTGCTCAGTGA
- the gspD gene encoding type II secretion system secretin GspD: MKKTLCLFLTYALIIFCVVPPVTARAQKTVSPRTISMDFKNVDIHILIKFMSELTGRNFIVDNRTNGRVTAYSPSKLSLEEAYKAFEAILQLNNFAVVPTAIDNEYKIVPIGEARREGIPVKAGRFVPRGVGVELVTQIIPLRNSSAPELAKLLGGLVNKNAVVNVYMPTNTLIVTAPSTNIKRILSIIHEVDKSTYAPQMETFPLEHGDAKAIASSISKIMTTKIQELEKIGKKGMALVEADQRTNSVVALGDPYSLETIAEMIEALDIPTPQGKDDIHYMSLENADAEDVAKILNELISKQTDQEGKTTKLSKDIKVVADKATNSLILTARPDEFITLQGTIQKLDILRKQVYIEALIMEVSSDADFSFGVNWAVGGSGKDTSGFGAVNVGGGGITLPDTGAKVAGFPSGGSIGAIMSDALNIGGTSYSIQSIISAVETNNDYKILATPQLLTLDNEKASVSVVDNIPYSKQTQTSNVNSDYSSQSLDYKDVGVKLEITPHIGEKGTLRLEIRQEVSRLVESLVALSQTQNVIAPTTKKREIETVIQMQDNQTAVIAGLINQDDSDGRGKVPGLGDVPLLGWLFKQKEKKSAKTNLFVFITPKVINTYDESASLARLKKKVIHDAELDGSGLGLPKILMSEPVDPIFMRAVESKGMVEKDLGE, encoded by the coding sequence ATGAAAAAGACACTTTGCCTGTTCCTCACCTATGCACTCATCATCTTCTGCGTGGTTCCTCCGGTGACCGCGAGGGCGCAAAAAACTGTGTCGCCGCGAACCATCAGCATGGACTTCAAGAATGTAGATATTCACATTCTCATCAAGTTCATGAGTGAATTGACGGGCAGGAACTTCATCGTCGACAACCGGACCAATGGCCGTGTGACAGCCTATTCTCCGTCCAAGCTCTCTTTGGAAGAAGCCTACAAGGCGTTTGAGGCCATTCTTCAACTCAATAATTTCGCGGTGGTGCCCACGGCCATCGACAATGAATACAAGATCGTTCCCATTGGCGAAGCCCGCCGGGAAGGAATTCCCGTCAAGGCTGGTCGTTTCGTGCCGCGTGGCGTCGGTGTCGAGTTGGTCACACAGATTATCCCTTTGCGTAACTCCAGTGCGCCCGAATTGGCGAAACTTTTGGGCGGGTTGGTCAACAAGAATGCCGTGGTCAATGTTTACATGCCGACCAACACCCTGATCGTAACGGCTCCGTCCACCAATATTAAGCGTATTTTGTCCATCATCCACGAAGTGGACAAGAGTACTTACGCGCCCCAGATGGAGACGTTTCCTCTTGAGCACGGTGATGCCAAGGCTATTGCATCCAGCATCTCCAAGATCATGACCACGAAGATTCAGGAGCTGGAAAAGATCGGCAAGAAGGGCATGGCCCTGGTTGAGGCGGACCAGCGTACCAACTCCGTGGTGGCACTCGGTGACCCGTATAGTTTGGAAACCATTGCGGAGATGATCGAGGCTTTGGATATCCCCACCCCTCAGGGCAAGGACGATATCCATTACATGAGCCTTGAGAACGCGGACGCCGAGGACGTTGCCAAAATATTAAACGAACTGATTTCCAAGCAGACGGATCAGGAGGGCAAGACTACCAAGTTGTCAAAGGATATCAAGGTAGTCGCAGACAAGGCCACCAACAGCCTGATCCTCACGGCCCGTCCCGATGAGTTCATCACCCTTCAGGGGACTATCCAGAAGTTGGATATCCTGAGAAAGCAGGTGTATATTGAAGCGCTGATCATGGAAGTCTCGTCCGATGCTGATTTTTCTTTCGGTGTGAACTGGGCCGTGGGCGGCTCGGGTAAAGACACTTCCGGTTTCGGTGCCGTCAATGTTGGAGGCGGAGGCATCACCCTGCCTGACACCGGGGCCAAGGTAGCCGGATTCCCCTCCGGCGGGTCCATCGGGGCCATCATGAGTGATGCCCTGAATATTGGCGGGACGAGCTACAGCATTCAATCCATTATCAGCGCAGTGGAGACGAATAACGACTACAAGATTCTGGCGACTCCGCAATTGTTGACTCTGGACAACGAGAAGGCGAGCGTCAGTGTGGTCGACAACATTCCGTATTCCAAGCAGACCCAGACGTCGAACGTCAATTCCGACTATTCTTCGCAGAGCCTTGATTACAAGGATGTCGGCGTGAAGCTTGAAATCACTCCGCACATCGGGGAAAAGGGCACGTTGCGTCTTGAGATCCGGCAGGAAGTCAGTCGCCTCGTCGAAAGCCTGGTGGCTCTCTCCCAGACGCAGAATGTGATTGCGCCGACCACCAAGAAGCGTGAGATCGAGACGGTTATCCAGATGCAGGATAACCAGACCGCAGTTATCGCCGGACTGATCAATCAGGATGACTCTGACGGCAGGGGCAAGGTTCCCGGACTGGGTGACGTTCCCCTGCTCGGTTGGTTGTTCAAGCAGAAAGAGAAGAAGAGCGCCAAGACGAATTTGTTCGTGTTCATCACGCCCAAGGTCATCAATACCTACGACGAGTCCGCTTCTTTGGCCCGACTGAAGAAGAAGGTCATTCATGACGCCGAGCTGGACGGGAGCGGGTTGGGATTGCCCAAGATACTCATGTCCGAGCCTGTGGATCCGATTTTTATGCGCGCGGTGGAATCCAAGGGGATGGTCGAGAAGGATCTGGGTGAGTAA
- a CDS encoding type II secretion system protein N, producing MRGLDAHLDGRLPRVVLNLLVTAVVAYFLACAAAVLVVDPVLPVSASGNEVSVSLKNKISIPPLSYFSSIWSRNPFNAARPKRKAKPKPKPKQKSIDQLAIAKLNIRLLGTMYSDFVGLSRAVTLDGNKQKMVKVGDKLSGFVIDEIQRRAIVLRRGKDRQLLLIDNADKKIAAKSANSRSTVARKDLKAKFQDLDALSRDIQLAPATRGKQKGLWIRRLRQGSMFSKVGLRKDDVLLKLDGTPVAKGANPLALMRLLDQDRVVVDILRDGKPMQLVLIITG from the coding sequence ATGCGAGGATTAGATGCTCATCTTGACGGACGCCTTCCACGGGTCGTCCTGAACCTGCTGGTCACCGCTGTGGTGGCCTACTTCCTTGCCTGCGCGGCAGCCGTGCTTGTGGTCGACCCGGTCTTGCCGGTTTCGGCAAGCGGCAACGAAGTCTCCGTATCCCTCAAAAACAAGATTTCCATTCCTCCGCTTTCCTATTTTTCTTCCATCTGGAGCCGGAACCCGTTCAATGCCGCGCGTCCCAAGCGCAAGGCCAAGCCGAAACCCAAACCGAAACAGAAATCCATTGACCAACTGGCCATAGCCAAGCTGAACATCCGGTTGCTTGGGACAATGTATTCCGATTTTGTCGGTCTGTCCCGGGCGGTGACTCTGGATGGGAACAAACAGAAAATGGTGAAGGTGGGGGACAAGCTGAGTGGTTTCGTCATTGACGAAATCCAACGCAGGGCCATCGTGCTTCGGCGGGGCAAGGATCGGCAGTTGCTGCTGATCGACAATGCTGACAAGAAAATCGCGGCCAAAAGTGCGAATTCCCGTTCGACCGTAGCCCGCAAGGATTTGAAAGCCAAATTTCAGGATCTTGATGCCCTTTCCAGAGATATTCAGCTCGCCCCGGCTACGCGGGGGAAGCAGAAAGGTTTATGGATTCGGCGGTTGCGCCAAGGGAGTATGTTTAGTAAAGTTGGACTGCGAAAGGATGACGTCCTGCTGAAACTCGACGGAACCCCTGTCGCCAAGGGAGCCAATCCTCTGGCCCTCATGCGGCTGCTCGATCAGGATCGGGTGGTCGTGGATATTCTCCGGGACGGCAAACCCATGCAGCTTGTCCTGATCATCACGGGATAA
- a CDS encoding AAA family ATPase: MRGLESDCGLILLTGEIGIGKTSLSRYIQSFLAEGFAFVELGNPYQTPLEQVFHCCEQFGLDTAGLSSIHDCVGVLEKHFRELQEVDKRPVIVFDESHLLTKRHLSLIHILSNLRAGDRPLVQILLVGQLEILDLLATEGMEALNQRIGVRCELSPLLLDDTNKYIDFKLEKGGTPELISFSRDAVKRIWKESGGLPRLINHVCAHTLDALAFTGSKVVSDEMVKEVCQDSVYSGLFQARTRKSSSRNWAWLAGGVAALLVVAGIGVSLLLNRGNDFAMQRTPVSTVVKTAVGTPDSPAEKPSESDVVSTASEGKAATRTAAGPTGESVPPSAVSSSARSEWTYEPDTKVVTGNATKSSAPASRTVSGEYDDTEFVVVVEEGAEASPPSEASPAGGPETGSPQPAVAVPGTAAEGPLDGESHDVVGELVLGAIAWNEVPSERIVVINSKLLREGEMLDGVKVIDIGQESVLLEYGGKMYKRVISR, from the coding sequence GTGCGCGGGCTGGAATCCGATTGCGGCCTGATCCTGCTTACTGGGGAGATCGGCATCGGCAAAACCTCGCTTTCGCGCTACATCCAGTCCTTTCTTGCCGAAGGGTTCGCATTCGTGGAGTTGGGCAACCCTTATCAGACGCCGTTGGAGCAGGTCTTTCATTGTTGCGAACAGTTTGGTCTGGATACAGCGGGGCTCAGCTCCATTCATGATTGCGTGGGTGTTCTGGAAAAGCATTTCCGGGAATTGCAGGAAGTGGACAAGCGTCCGGTGATTGTGTTCGACGAGAGTCACCTGTTGACCAAACGCCATCTCAGTCTCATTCATATTCTCTCCAACCTCCGTGCGGGTGACAGGCCGCTGGTCCAGATTCTTCTGGTCGGGCAGTTGGAGATTCTTGATCTGCTGGCCACCGAAGGCATGGAGGCGCTCAACCAGCGTATCGGCGTTCGGTGCGAATTGTCGCCGCTGCTTCTGGATGACACGAATAAATACATCGATTTCAAGTTGGAAAAGGGCGGTACTCCCGAGTTGATTTCTTTTTCCCGGGATGCCGTGAAGCGTATCTGGAAGGAGAGTGGCGGACTGCCCCGGCTCATCAATCATGTCTGCGCCCATACGTTGGACGCTCTCGCCTTTACCGGCAGCAAGGTCGTCTCGGACGAGATGGTCAAGGAAGTCTGTCAGGATTCGGTTTACTCCGGCCTGTTTCAGGCTCGCACCCGCAAGTCGTCGTCCAGAAACTGGGCTTGGCTGGCGGGCGGAGTCGCAGCCCTGTTGGTAGTCGCGGGGATCGGCGTATCCCTGCTCTTGAACCGCGGCAATGATTTCGCCATGCAGAGAACCCCGGTCTCGACGGTGGTCAAAACGGCAGTCGGAACGCCGGATTCCCCTGCGGAGAAACCGTCTGAATCCGACGTTGTGTCAACTGCTTCCGAAGGAAAGGCTGCAACTCGAACTGCGGCTGGGCCGACTGGTGAGTCCGTGCCCCCGTCTGCCGTCTCCTCTTCCGCCCGGAGCGAGTGGACATACGAGCCGGACACGAAGGTTGTCACAGGCAATGCTACAAAGAGCAGTGCCCCGGCTTCGCGGACCGTGAGCGGGGAATATGATGACACTGAGTTTGTCGTGGTGGTCGAAGAGGGGGCCGAGGCCTCTCCTCCGTCCGAAGCTTCTCCGGCTGGGGGGCCGGAAACCGGTTCTCCCCAACCTGCCGTTGCCGTGCCGGGAACTGCTGCTGAAGGTCCTTTGGACGGTGAATCGCATGACGTGGTCGGTGAACTGGTGCTTGGGGCCATTGCCTGGAATGAGGTCCCTTCCGAACGCATTGTGGTGATTAATTCGAAGCTGTTGCGGGAGGGGGAAATGCTTGACGGGGTTAAGGTAATCGATATAGGTCAGGAGTCTGTCCTCCTTGAGTATGGAGGCAAAATGTATAAACGAGTCATTTCAAGATAA
- a CDS encoding type II secretion system protein GspK — MRKDREGAVLVIVLIVLATATFLIIESARLIRIDYANSAYQRTLVAGGGLVRSGVAVAQELLMDDLKKHSDGADHKFDGWYDFDEFLQSVSGSLESGEISGNIEPEEGRINVNRLVGNSPESVQLGEVFVRLVSGVCSQQGIRCNPKPYLESIKAWTGGPDKKGDKRWYAEQDPPYSLSGVSFRSPDELLLVRWEGMTRESVAKVYNGTESVPGLREFVTIWGNGKINMNTARSEILYAIVSDGDKREAYVASVENYRSNGANQLSSPWFVGIAAAQGIDMSKFPSKALGVKSEAFRVTVNATVGVGLLRSTSIVKRSTKGPVVLFQNIY; from the coding sequence ATGAGAAAGGACAGGGAAGGCGCGGTGCTCGTCATCGTGTTGATCGTACTGGCCACAGCTACTTTTCTGATCATCGAGAGTGCCCGACTCATCCGGATCGACTATGCCAACAGCGCATATCAGCGGACCCTCGTCGCTGGTGGCGGTCTTGTGCGGTCCGGGGTTGCCGTTGCACAGGAACTGTTGATGGATGACCTGAAAAAACATTCGGACGGCGCGGATCACAAGTTCGACGGGTGGTATGATTTTGATGAATTCTTACAGTCTGTCTCCGGTTCTTTAGAGTCGGGGGAGATTTCCGGGAACATTGAACCGGAGGAGGGAAGGATCAACGTAAACCGCCTTGTCGGAAACTCTCCAGAGAGTGTGCAGTTGGGCGAGGTTTTTGTCCGGTTGGTTTCCGGTGTGTGCTCGCAACAGGGCATCCGTTGCAATCCCAAGCCGTATCTGGAGTCCATCAAGGCATGGACTGGTGGCCCGGACAAGAAAGGAGACAAGCGGTGGTATGCCGAACAGGATCCCCCGTATTCTTTGAGCGGCGTATCCTTTCGGTCGCCGGACGAGTTGTTGCTGGTTCGCTGGGAAGGCATGACGCGGGAAAGCGTTGCCAAAGTTTACAACGGCACTGAATCGGTTCCGGGGTTGCGTGAATTCGTGACCATCTGGGGAAATGGCAAGATCAACATGAATACGGCACGTTCGGAAATCCTCTATGCCATCGTGTCGGACGGAGACAAGCGGGAAGCGTACGTCGCATCGGTTGAAAATTACAGAAGCAACGGTGCCAACCAGTTGTCGTCCCCGTGGTTTGTGGGCATTGCCGCAGCTCAGGGCATCGACATGTCGAAGTTCCCCAGCAAGGCTCTCGGCGTCAAGAGTGAGGCCTTCCGAGTGACTGTGAACGCAACTGTCGGGGTTGGGCTGCTCCGGTCGACGTCAATAGTTAAGCGTTCGACCAAAGGACCTGTTGTGTTGTTCCAGAATATCTATTAA
- a CDS encoding prepilin peptidase, which translates to MMGTRGCRYVSKVTMIFLFAVIGLILGSFAGCLAYRTAAAKSIFSPSRSFCPGCGATLRWYDNIPLLSYCLLRGKCRYCRQDIGLRYLLVELGLMAASVVLFLRSESIVVWAAGMVAAFVLAVVVVTEIERGRCWFAVTVVFACLTGSIVWMTV; encoded by the coding sequence ATGATGGGAACGCGCGGTTGTCGATACGTGTCCAAGGTGACAATGATTTTTCTATTTGCCGTCATAGGATTGATTTTGGGAAGCTTCGCAGGGTGTCTGGCGTATCGGACGGCGGCAGCCAAGTCCATTTTTTCGCCGTCCCGGTCCTTTTGTCCCGGATGCGGTGCCACGCTTCGATGGTATGATAACATCCCTCTTCTGAGCTATTGTCTTCTCCGTGGTAAATGCAGATATTGCCGACAAGATATCGGTCTCCGGTATCTTCTTGTGGAGCTGGGACTCATGGCCGCATCCGTGGTGCTGTTTCTTCGGAGCGAGAGTATTGTGGTTTGGGCTGCGGGGATGGTTGCCGCATTCGTGCTTGCTGTGGTTGTGGTTACGGAAATTGAGCGTGGACGGTGTTGGTTCGCGGTCACCGTTGTATTTGCCTGTCTGACAGGCTCGATTGTCTGGATGACGGTGTGA
- a CDS encoding prepilin-type N-terminal cleavage/methylation domain-containing protein, translating into MRKKGFTLFELLVVMALLAVVAGLVVPQLDMNFGGTGVEAVQKFLRGSVDRCRMQAQLGRTDVVLRFHQNSLSIDGSKEPLRFPPSARFKELVFPSEKESEETRLVFNRQGITSTTIVRVEIGSTMYSFLVSPVIQRVDYRKGTARFDDFMD; encoded by the coding sequence ATGAGGAAAAAGGGGTTCACGCTTTTTGAACTCCTTGTCGTCATGGCTTTGCTGGCCGTGGTTGCAGGGCTTGTGGTTCCGCAACTGGACATGAATTTTGGCGGAACTGGCGTCGAGGCCGTGCAGAAATTCCTGCGTGGATCGGTGGATCGTTGCCGAATGCAGGCGCAGCTCGGACGTACCGACGTGGTGCTGCGGTTCCACCAAAACTCGCTTTCCATCGATGGAAGCAAGGAGCCGTTGCGGTTTCCGCCTTCGGCCCGGTTTAAGGAATTGGTCTTTCCTTCCGAAAAGGAGAGTGAAGAAACTCGGCTTGTGTTCAATCGGCAGGGCATTACGTCCACGACGATTGTCCGGGTGGAAATTGGTTCCACGATGTACAGTTTTCTGGTCAGTCCGGTGATCCAGCGTGTGGATTACAGAAAAGGCACTGCCCGTTTCGACGATTTCATGGATTAA
- a CDS encoding prepilin-type N-terminal cleavage/methylation domain-containing protein produces the protein MKRDGFTLLEVLVTLAVLSIGAVAVMKFATQTQDSMAEAVHVETLSRLAQIKLVEVLEDDLSSGMSGSGDFEDAPGYAWKMGTRQLRDGGWHVLVLTVFRKDTGRSVSVERIFREEL, from the coding sequence GTGAAGCGGGACGGTTTTACTCTTCTGGAGGTGCTGGTCACCCTGGCCGTGCTGAGTATCGGGGCGGTGGCGGTAATGAAGTTTGCCACCCAGACGCAGGACTCCATGGCCGAGGCCGTACATGTCGAAACCCTGTCCCGGCTTGCCCAGATCAAGCTCGTCGAAGTTCTTGAGGACGATCTGTCTTCGGGCATGTCCGGCAGCGGAGATTTTGAGGACGCTCCCGGCTATGCATGGAAGATGGGGACCCGCCAATTGCGGGATGGTGGTTGGCATGTTTTGGTCCTGACTGTGTTCCGCAAGGACACCGGACGCTCGGTTTCGGTCGAACGCATCTTCCGGGAAGAACTATGA